CCACCGGCTCGCTGGACAACCCGTCCGAGCGCACCCAGCACAAGCGCGATCTGGCGCGCATCCTGACCGTCCTGGGAGAGAAGGCCCGGGCGGAGAAGAAGGCTTAGGAG
Above is a window of Cystobacter fuscus DNA encoding:
- the rpmC gene encoding 50S ribosomal protein L29 produces the protein MATAKELKELSADDLKQRAAELRDTLFQDQLKRATGSLDNPSERTQHKRDLARILTVLGEKARAEKKA